The following proteins are co-located in the Candidatus Deferrimicrobiaceae bacterium genome:
- a CDS encoding radical SAM protein: protein MKPAIFALETSLACNLKCPECAIGGGMIDRKKGFLSFERFKIVADKIRPYAEFLYLHLWGEPMLNPAILEMTRYASAFVPTNISTNGQTMTPTMADDLIRSGVSEILVSIDGVSQEIYERYRVGGDVRKALGALEMLAASNERHGGKVRLHPQFIVFRHNRHEMDAFARTCEGLGLAPFFKAPYIRRSDSDFACSGLPEFTRPRYPDFPSLRNAMRDCGNARNVFTMLLDGSVVACCHDYGKGTRFGNLFEQDVMEIWNSPAYLRFREAVLSGNAPAFCVENCMSYFLDAPVPGNPPIKVNLCSGSYRLDGYVNIDAFPGSEVVLDLEKELLPFDDGQVDTLVCMSSINYFTRERGQRIVDDVFRVLRPGGVARFGTQDLHVLAERYLSEDRGFYFEKLPDGRDRFPGETVADKFNEFFYGFRAGDNHCKYVYDFPALAVLFRKAGFARIEKKSYLESRIPGIESIDNRPEQMFYLEAVKGTPLLPGMLSETESLLREIRGNLPLGARTAGSDDAAAVARRLAESYLAGDDAERGWQQLLNALSIDPGDRESMARCAGILLDAGRIDDLVALLSAFLQARPGDQEVSEALAEALEQQRTGNAAKTAPLPSRRKALERLGCEPGQALGDREHLDACIRWLSLAQDANGRGGVSAVYSMDSLHWDVDYPETTGYIIPTFLAFHHLTGSAEALKRAIAMGDWEVAIQSPEGGAGEPVGVYGLRPRVFNTGQVLLGWIALYKETQDDRYLTAALRAADWIVACQDPDGKWTRSTYKGPRAYKSRVAWALLELFAVTGDDRYRISAERAVRWVLSQSRDNGWVDANSLSEPGKPWTHLIGYVLVGLQEILRLGNADVDHDRIGTLLRNAADGIAGFYLDAKRAAGKSRFVTMPATFDRDWRSADAWSCVTGNAQLAWFLRGGARRDESSPHAHASELLIDDLKRMQYMTAPDDANRLGGLPGAWPIGSGYCPYAIPNWGVKFTADALLQRLLPEARLVCLS, encoded by the coding sequence TTGAAGCCCGCGATCTTCGCCCTCGAAACCTCTCTCGCGTGCAACCTGAAGTGCCCGGAATGCGCCATCGGCGGCGGGATGATCGACCGGAAGAAGGGGTTCCTCTCCTTCGAGCGATTCAAGATCGTCGCGGACAAGATCCGGCCCTATGCGGAATTCTTGTACCTGCATCTGTGGGGCGAGCCGATGCTGAACCCGGCCATCCTCGAGATGACGCGCTACGCCTCGGCCTTCGTTCCCACCAACATCAGCACCAACGGCCAGACGATGACGCCGACGATGGCGGACGACCTGATCCGTTCGGGCGTCTCCGAGATTCTTGTCTCCATCGACGGCGTATCGCAGGAAATCTACGAGCGCTATCGTGTCGGTGGCGATGTCCGCAAAGCGCTGGGCGCGCTCGAGATGCTGGCCGCATCCAACGAGAGGCACGGAGGGAAGGTTCGCCTGCACCCGCAGTTCATCGTGTTTCGCCACAACCGGCATGAAATGGACGCCTTCGCCCGCACCTGTGAAGGGTTGGGCCTCGCGCCGTTCTTCAAGGCGCCGTACATCCGGCGGAGCGATTCGGATTTCGCCTGTTCCGGCTTGCCCGAATTTACGCGCCCCCGCTACCCTGACTTTCCCTCGCTTCGGAACGCGATGCGCGATTGCGGAAACGCCCGCAACGTTTTCACGATGCTGCTCGACGGGTCGGTGGTCGCCTGCTGCCACGACTACGGGAAAGGGACCCGATTCGGCAACCTCTTCGAGCAAGACGTGATGGAGATCTGGAACAGCCCGGCCTACCTGCGCTTTCGCGAGGCGGTCCTTTCAGGGAATGCGCCCGCTTTCTGCGTCGAGAACTGCATGAGCTACTTCCTCGACGCCCCCGTGCCCGGCAATCCCCCGATCAAGGTCAACCTTTGCAGCGGATCTTACCGGCTGGATGGCTACGTCAACATCGATGCGTTCCCGGGTTCCGAGGTCGTGCTGGACCTGGAAAAGGAGCTTCTCCCGTTCGATGACGGGCAGGTCGACACGCTCGTCTGCATGTCGTCGATCAACTATTTTACGCGGGAGCGCGGGCAGCGGATCGTCGACGACGTGTTCCGGGTGCTCAGGCCCGGGGGCGTCGCCCGCTTCGGGACGCAGGACCTGCACGTCCTCGCCGAGCGATACCTGTCCGAAGACCGCGGCTTCTATTTCGAGAAGCTTCCCGACGGGAGGGACCGCTTCCCCGGCGAAACCGTCGCCGACAAGTTCAACGAATTTTTCTACGGCTTTCGGGCCGGCGACAACCACTGCAAATACGTCTACGATTTTCCCGCGCTGGCCGTGCTCTTCCGGAAGGCCGGTTTTGCGCGGATCGAGAAGAAGTCGTACCTCGAAAGCCGGATCCCGGGCATCGAGTCGATCGACAACCGCCCCGAGCAGATGTTCTATCTCGAGGCGGTCAAGGGAACCCCCTTGCTCCCCGGCATGCTATCGGAGACGGAGTCGCTGCTCCGCGAGATCCGCGGCAACCTGCCCCTGGGCGCACGCACGGCCGGATCCGATGACGCGGCCGCCGTTGCCCGGCGGCTGGCGGAAAGCTACCTTGCCGGCGACGATGCGGAACGCGGCTGGCAACAGCTTCTCAATGCGCTGTCGATCGACCCCGGAGATCGCGAATCGATGGCCAGGTGCGCCGGCATCCTGCTCGACGCGGGCCGGATCGACGATCTGGTCGCGTTGCTTTCCGCGTTCCTTCAGGCAAGACCCGGCGATCAGGAAGTGTCCGAGGCGTTGGCGGAGGCGCTCGAGCAACAGCGCACCGGGAATGCCGCCAAGACGGCTCCGCTACCTTCCCGGCGGAAAGCGCTCGAACGGCTCGGCTGCGAACCGGGGCAGGCCCTGGGCGATCGCGAGCATCTCGACGCCTGCATCCGGTGGCTTTCTCTCGCCCAGGACGCCAACGGGCGCGGCGGCGTTTCGGCGGTCTATTCCATGGACAGCCTTCACTGGGATGTCGATTATCCCGAAACCACCGGCTACATCATCCCGACGTTTCTCGCTTTCCATCACCTGACCGGCAGCGCCGAAGCCCTCAAGCGGGCGATCGCGATGGGCGACTGGGAGGTTGCGATCCAGTCTCCCGAGGGCGGTGCGGGCGAGCCGGTGGGCGTCTACGGCCTGCGCCCGCGGGTTTTCAATACCGGACAGGTCCTGCTCGGATGGATCGCCCTATACAAAGAGACGCAGGACGATCGATACCTGACCGCTGCGCTTCGCGCCGCCGACTGGATCGTCGCCTGCCAGGATCCCGACGGCAAGTGGACCCGCTCCACCTACAAGGGACCGCGCGCGTACAAGAGCCGCGTGGCCTGGGCGCTTCTCGAACTGTTTGCGGTGACGGGCGACGACCGATATCGGATATCTGCGGAGCGCGCGGTCCGATGGGTCCTGTCGCAGTCGCGGGACAACGGCTGGGTCGACGCCAACAGCCTTTCCGAGCCCGGGAAGCCGTGGACCCACCTGATCGGTTACGTGTTGGTCGGGCTCCAGGAAATCCTCCGGCTAGGCAATGCCGACGTCGATCATGACCGGATCGGGACGTTGCTCCGGAACGCGGCGGACGGGATCGCCGGCTTCTACCTCGACGCGAAACGGGCCGCGGGGAAATCGCGTTTCGTCACGATGCCCGCAACCTTCGACAGGGACTGGCGCTCGGCCGATGCGTGGTCGTGCGTCACTGGGAATGCCCAGCTGGCGTGGTTCCTCCGCGGTGGCGCCCGGCGGGACGAATCATCCCCCCATGCCCACGCCTCGGAGTTGCTGATCGACGACCTCAAGCGGATGCAGTACATGACCGCACCGGATGACGCAAACCGTCTCGGGGGGTTGCCGGGGGCATGGCCGATCGGTTCGGGCTATTGCCCTTACGCGATCCCCAACTGGGGGGTCAAATTCACCGCCGACGCCTTGTTGCAGCGGCTGCTGCCCGAAGCGCGGCTGGTCTGCCTGAGCTAG
- a CDS encoding class I SAM-dependent methyltransferase, producing the protein MLTREVSVNARTRIEENMYQAPTEWRLLGAKTKAANIILLSQRNNVPHRKILEVGAGDGAILKWLDAFKFSEEAHALEVDPSGVDVIKSLNLASVRKVSLFDGYALPYDDDAFDLVVLSHVLEHVEFERILLREIKRVSRFQVIEIPLDSIADADRAWQHLYSYGHINAYTPALLRFLLKTERFGIVDDLAGIQSCEVKEYLHFVYNKIQRTPENVAGIREQAARNEIIFNSLPRSEQEWHAEYYAVLTKKISARELFDENLALAVSYYNNNKLGDAKLVLGNLNRLSLDGLFPLPAWAEALLRGES; encoded by the coding sequence ATGTTGACAAGGGAGGTATCCGTCAATGCAAGAACGCGGATCGAGGAAAACATGTATCAGGCCCCGACGGAATGGCGTCTTCTGGGGGCCAAGACCAAGGCCGCGAATATCATTTTATTAAGCCAGAGGAACAACGTTCCCCACCGGAAGATCCTGGAGGTGGGGGCCGGGGACGGGGCCATCCTGAAATGGCTCGACGCGTTCAAGTTCAGCGAAGAGGCCCATGCCCTGGAGGTGGATCCTTCCGGCGTCGATGTCATCAAGAGTTTGAATCTGGCGTCGGTCCGGAAGGTTTCGCTATTTGACGGGTATGCCCTCCCGTATGACGACGACGCTTTCGACCTGGTGGTCCTTTCCCATGTCCTGGAACATGTCGAGTTCGAACGGATCCTTCTCCGGGAGATCAAGCGGGTGTCCCGGTTTCAGGTCATTGAGATTCCACTGGATTCCATCGCCGATGCCGACCGCGCATGGCAACACCTTTATTCTTACGGACACATCAACGCCTACACCCCCGCTCTCCTCAGGTTCCTGTTGAAAACGGAGCGCTTCGGAATTGTCGACGACTTGGCGGGCATCCAGTCTTGCGAGGTCAAGGAATATCTGCACTTTGTCTACAATAAAATCCAGAGGACGCCGGAGAACGTTGCCGGAATCCGGGAGCAGGCGGCGAGGAACGAGATTATTTTCAATAGCCTTCCTCGCAGCGAGCAGGAATGGCATGCGGAATATTATGCGGTCCTTACCAAGAAAATCAGCGCAAGAGAACTTTTCGACGAGAATCTGGCGCTTGCGGTTTCCTATTACAACAATAACAAGTTGGGGGACGCGAAGCTGGTGCTGGGCAATTTGAACCGGCTCTCGCTCGACGGACTATTCCCGTTACCCGCATGGGCGGAGGCGCTGCTCCGGGGGGAGTCCTAG
- a CDS encoding DUF1189 family protein, with protein MSKWRAALRPIYLSFYSAPFYREVGRELTGSWFGYLFFLVSLCAIPGMVGGYQVISDYFGSELPGIIRQIPPVRISGGRAYIDPPGPHVVVNPLDNTPFLILDTSGQTTSLDNTKASLLLMSDRMILRKDARETQVFMMRGLDNNVIDEVVLDGWRTAVWNWMTVIYFPVVALLSFAYRALQVLLFAVIALLYARRIHAPVDYTTALRLTVFAATPAIVTSAFRDLFHATSQLSTVFDFLILLVYLHFAVRANATPRSGSGIAISA; from the coding sequence ATGTCGAAGTGGCGGGCCGCGCTGCGCCCGATCTACCTGTCTTTCTATTCCGCTCCCTTCTACCGCGAAGTGGGCCGCGAGTTGACCGGAAGCTGGTTCGGCTACCTGTTCTTCCTGGTCTCGCTGTGCGCGATCCCCGGCATGGTGGGCGGCTACCAGGTCATCTCCGACTATTTCGGGAGCGAGCTGCCCGGCATCATCCGCCAGATTCCCCCCGTGCGCATTTCGGGCGGGCGGGCCTATATCGACCCCCCCGGGCCTCACGTCGTCGTCAATCCCCTCGACAATACGCCGTTCCTGATCCTCGATACGTCCGGGCAGACCACGTCGCTCGACAACACGAAGGCGTCTCTGCTGCTGATGTCCGACCGGATGATCCTGCGCAAGGATGCGCGAGAGACGCAGGTCTTCATGATGCGCGGGCTCGACAACAACGTCATCGACGAGGTGGTGCTGGACGGGTGGCGCACGGCGGTCTGGAACTGGATGACCGTGATCTACTTTCCCGTCGTCGCGCTGCTCTCGTTCGCCTACCGGGCGCTGCAGGTCCTGCTCTTCGCGGTGATCGCCCTGCTCTATGCCCGCCGGATCCACGCCCCGGTCGATTACACGACTGCGCTCCGGCTGACGGTCTTCGCGGCGACGCCGGCTATCGTGACATCGGCTTTCCGCGACCTGTTCCACGCCACGTCGCAATTGTCCACGGTCTTCGACTTCCTGATCCTCCTGGTCTACCTCCACTTCGCCGTTCGCGCGAACGCGACGCCGCGCTCCGGATCCGGGATCGCGATCTCCGCCTGA
- a CDS encoding aldehyde ferredoxin oxidoreductase C-terminal domain-containing protein, which translates to MEPFLLQGLHVDLARMTASAEGLPEGESARWLGGRGLGVRFLLPHSTRAWDDPALPLVFAVGPLTAAGLAACGRTYVTSRSPLTGTLFTEDAGGDFGAQLRRCGLLYLRITGRSATPCRLTIDEGRATLEPDAWRPGSGDPAEGWDGRVASVGAAAMSGVRFASIVFDAPWAADRGGLGLVMASRNLLRIRVRGSVPPTVADPGGLAQAREQALRLIHAAPALCGPCGISRYGTATLFDLAASRRMLPTRNFRATAFEGAGALSATAFAHGTGAACDGCPVACGRVDPAGTPFPSFSALTHLGPLVGNGDPSTAVAANAFCREAGLDPVTAGATIAAFCEIRRGDLVEGELQALLRSIVARDGASDTLAEGSRRASERLGMPSASMAVKGLELPGFDPRGALGTALSYAVSTRGGDEAHAMAYVHEVLRKPVATDRFSLDGKARIVKTSEDLYAAADALGICRFAFFGASLEEYSGAFRSITGLASGQSALLEAGERIAAAERLFNEQSGFAFSDDVLPARFHDAPGTPGDGIFTPPIDRAAFSEALGHYAALRGIGVDGRLLPETIARLGLTEEARP; encoded by the coding sequence ATGGAACCGTTTCTCCTCCAGGGGCTTCACGTCGACCTCGCCCGGATGACGGCATCCGCCGAAGGATTGCCGGAGGGCGAATCCGCCCGCTGGCTCGGCGGGCGCGGGCTCGGCGTGCGCTTCCTCCTCCCGCATTCGACCCGGGCGTGGGACGACCCGGCGCTGCCGCTCGTCTTCGCGGTCGGCCCGTTGACCGCGGCCGGCCTGGCCGCCTGCGGCCGAACCTACGTTACCTCCCGGTCGCCGCTGACCGGCACCCTCTTCACCGAGGATGCCGGCGGCGATTTCGGTGCGCAGCTTCGCCGCTGCGGTCTACTTTACCTGCGCATCACCGGCAGGTCGGCGACGCCGTGCCGCCTGACGATCGACGAGGGACGCGCCACGCTCGAGCCCGACGCGTGGCGCCCCGGGTCCGGCGACCCCGCCGAAGGGTGGGACGGCCGGGTGGCGTCGGTCGGCGCTGCCGCGATGTCCGGCGTCCGCTTTGCCTCGATCGTCTTCGATGCGCCCTGGGCCGCCGACCGAGGGGGGCTCGGCCTCGTCATGGCTTCGCGAAACCTGCTGCGCATCCGCGTGCGCGGAAGCGTTCCGCCAACGGTCGCCGATCCCGGGGGCCTGGCGCAGGCGCGCGAGCAGGCGCTGCGGCTGATCCACGCGGCCCCGGCGCTCTGCGGCCCCTGCGGCATCTCGCGGTACGGCACGGCCACCCTGTTCGACCTCGCCGCATCCCGCCGGATGCTCCCGACGCGCAACTTCCGGGCGACGGCGTTCGAGGGGGCCGGGGCGCTCTCCGCCACGGCGTTCGCGCACGGGACCGGCGCCGCGTGCGACGGCTGCCCGGTCGCCTGCGGCAGGGTCGACCCCGCCGGGACGCCTTTCCCCTCCTTCTCCGCCCTGACCCACCTCGGCCCGCTCGTCGGGAACGGCGATCCCTCGACGGCTGTCGCGGCCAACGCCTTCTGTCGCGAGGCCGGGCTCGACCCGGTCACCGCCGGCGCCACGATCGCCGCTTTTTGCGAGATTCGCCGCGGCGATCTTGTCGAAGGGGAGCTTCAGGCGCTTCTACGATCGATCGTCGCGCGTGACGGCGCAAGCGACACGCTGGCGGAAGGATCGCGCCGGGCGTCGGAGCGGCTCGGGATGCCGTCCGCATCGATGGCGGTCAAGGGGCTCGAGCTGCCCGGCTTCGACCCGCGCGGCGCGCTCGGCACGGCGCTGTCCTACGCCGTCTCGACGCGGGGCGGAGACGAGGCGCACGCCATGGCCTACGTCCACGAGGTGCTGCGCAAGCCGGTGGCGACCGACCGCTTCTCGCTCGACGGGAAAGCGCGCATCGTCAAGACTTCGGAAGACCTCTACGCGGCGGCCGATGCGCTCGGCATCTGCCGCTTCGCCTTCTTCGGCGCGTCGCTCGAGGAATATTCGGGGGCGTTCCGGTCGATCACCGGCCTCGCATCCGGCCAGTCGGCGCTGCTGGAAGCCGGCGAGCGGATCGCGGCCGCCGAGCGGCTTTTCAACGAGCAATCGGGATTCGCGTTCTCCGACGACGTGCTGCCCGCCCGCTTCCACGATGCGCCCGGCACTCCCGGCGACGGGATCTTTACCCCCCCGATCGACCGTGCGGCATTTTCGGAGGCGCTCGGGCACTATGCCGCCCTGCGCGGGATCGGCGTCGACGGACGTTTGCTTCCCGAGACGATCGCGCGACTCGGCCTGACGGAGGAGGCGCGACCATGA
- a CDS encoding class II aldolase/adducin family protein, with product MNGTGQIDVVLDRLLRHGLIAKADDASLYVADEVVRGSQGTANPWVVSFLGSTGLSALAFARPASPFQDILRELTRSRPPVITPEDGETVLFLHDIPVVRAGDAAGLERALVSRKGCLIRGTGPDSDDVSIAAGGALTLEQAFVSISSICFSTSVKYLRDALAGPTGNFRAILDRMAPLDAPESLPPLGTGSPAEVRAALAACGRTTVEARLVDSYFGNLSFSDGKTLYISQTGSSLDALEGCIDPVPLDGGSTAGLTASSETGAHIAIVRDAGARAVLHGHPRFSVVLSMFCAEKAGCPPGTRCARDCPVTRFAVEGVPIVPGEVGMGPFGLVRTVPPAIARHGAAIVHGHGTFVGASTLSDAFERLRRIEIDCYRHYRELAGA from the coding sequence ATGAACGGGACCGGGCAGATCGACGTTGTCCTCGACCGGCTGCTTCGCCACGGCCTGATCGCCAAAGCCGACGACGCCTCGCTCTACGTGGCCGACGAGGTCGTCCGCGGCTCCCAGGGGACGGCCAACCCTTGGGTCGTCTCTTTCCTCGGCAGCACGGGGCTCTCCGCGCTCGCGTTCGCACGCCCGGCGTCGCCCTTTCAGGACATCCTGCGGGAGCTGACGCGAAGCCGGCCTCCCGTCATCACCCCCGAGGACGGGGAGACCGTCCTCTTTCTGCACGATATCCCCGTGGTGCGCGCCGGCGACGCCGCGGGACTCGAACGCGCCCTCGTCTCCCGGAAAGGCTGCCTGATCCGCGGCACCGGTCCCGACAGCGACGACGTGTCGATCGCGGCCGGCGGTGCCCTGACGCTCGAGCAGGCGTTTGTGTCGATCAGCTCGATCTGCTTCTCGACTTCCGTGAAATACCTGCGCGATGCTCTGGCCGGGCCCACGGGGAACTTCCGCGCCATCCTCGACCGGATGGCGCCGCTGGACGCGCCCGAATCGCTGCCGCCGTTGGGCACCGGATCTCCAGCGGAGGTCCGCGCCGCCCTCGCCGCCTGCGGGCGCACCACCGTCGAGGCGAGGCTGGTCGATTCGTATTTCGGGAATTTGTCTTTCAGCGACGGGAAGACGCTCTACATCTCGCAGACCGGCAGCTCGCTCGACGCGCTCGAGGGCTGCATCGACCCCGTGCCCCTCGACGGAGGGTCGACCGCGGGGCTCACCGCCTCGTCCGAGACGGGCGCCCACATAGCGATCGTCCGCGATGCCGGCGCACGGGCCGTGCTCCACGGGCATCCACGCTTCTCGGTCGTCCTCTCGATGTTCTGCGCCGAAAAGGCGGGGTGCCCCCCCGGCACGCGCTGCGCCCGCGACTGCCCGGTCACCCGCTTCGCCGTCGAAGGCGTGCCGATCGTCCCGGGGGAAGTCGGTATGGGGCCCTTCGGGCTCGTCCGCACCGTCCCTCCCGCCATTGCGAGGCACGGCGCGGCGATCGTCCATGGACACGGCACCTTCGTCGGCGCCTCGACGCTGTCGGACGCCTTCGAACGCCTGCGCCGGATCGAGATCGACTGCTACCGGCATTACCGCGAACTGGCCGGCGCCTGA
- the pgm gene encoding phosphoglucomutase (alpha-D-glucose-1,6-bisphosphate-dependent), with translation MDGKHPNAGTPAGEPKPADIPKLVTRFFTGRPDPAVPAQRVSFGTSGHRGSSLRDSFNEAHVLAMTQAICEYRAGAGIDGPLFLGRDTHALSEPATVTALEVLAANGIEVRIDAGGGYTPTPLVSHAILCWNRLRERGFADGIIVTPSHNPPEDGGFKYNPPDGGPADTAVTGAIETRANAILTDGLREVRRMTHAAALRAGSTRPHDYIGDYVADLPSVIDVDAIRSAKLKIGVDPLGGAGVGCWDPIADRYGLDIEVVNRAVDPTFRFMPPDWDGKIRMDCSSPHAMAGLVALRDRFDIAFANDPDADRHGIVTRSAGLLNPNHYLSAAIAYLFPNRPLWRADAAIGKTVVSSAMIDRVAASLPRPLCEVPVGFKWFVQGLIDGSFGFGGEESAGASFLRFDGTAWSTDKDGILLCLLAAEMTARTGRDPGEAYQLLTAEFGTPFYARIDAPATVGQKKALKMLSPGKVAAKELAGERIEAVLSHAPGNGGAIGGLKVVTKNGWFAARPSGTEPVYKIYAESFLGEAHLRRIQEEAQALVGRAFESI, from the coding sequence ATGGACGGAAAACACCCGAACGCCGGAACGCCCGCTGGCGAGCCGAAGCCGGCCGACATCCCGAAGCTCGTCACGCGATTCTTCACGGGGCGCCCCGACCCGGCCGTGCCGGCCCAGCGCGTCTCCTTCGGGACCTCAGGCCACCGCGGGTCGTCCCTGCGCGACTCCTTTAACGAAGCGCACGTCCTGGCCATGACGCAGGCGATCTGCGAATACCGCGCGGGAGCGGGGATCGACGGGCCGCTTTTCCTCGGCCGGGATACTCACGCTCTTTCTGAGCCCGCGACGGTCACCGCGCTCGAGGTACTGGCGGCCAACGGCATCGAGGTCCGGATCGACGCCGGCGGCGGCTACACGCCGACGCCGCTCGTCTCCCACGCGATCCTTTGCTGGAACCGGCTGCGGGAGCGCGGCTTCGCCGACGGGATCATCGTGACCCCCTCCCACAATCCGCCGGAGGACGGCGGGTTCAAGTACAACCCGCCGGACGGCGGCCCGGCCGACACGGCGGTAACCGGCGCGATCGAGACGCGGGCCAACGCGATCCTCACGGACGGATTGCGGGAGGTCCGGCGCATGACGCACGCAGCGGCGCTGCGCGCCGGGTCGACCCGCCCGCACGACTATATCGGCGATTACGTGGCCGATCTTCCCAGCGTGATCGATGTCGACGCGATCCGGTCGGCAAAGCTCAAGATCGGCGTCGACCCGTTGGGCGGGGCGGGCGTGGGCTGCTGGGACCCGATCGCCGACCGCTATGGGCTCGACATCGAGGTGGTCAACCGCGCCGTCGATCCCACGTTCCGTTTCATGCCGCCCGACTGGGACGGGAAGATCCGGATGGACTGCTCCTCCCCGCACGCCATGGCAGGCCTCGTCGCGCTTCGGGATCGGTTCGACATCGCATTCGCCAACGACCCGGACGCCGACCGGCACGGGATCGTCACCCGCAGCGCCGGCCTTCTCAACCCTAACCATTACCTGTCGGCGGCGATCGCCTACCTCTTCCCGAATCGTCCGCTCTGGCGCGCGGATGCGGCCATCGGCAAGACGGTGGTCAGCAGCGCGATGATCGACAGGGTGGCCGCGTCGTTGCCGCGTCCCCTTTGCGAGGTCCCGGTCGGTTTCAAGTGGTTCGTGCAGGGGCTGATCGACGGGTCGTTCGGCTTCGGGGGGGAGGAGTCGGCGGGCGCGTCGTTCCTGCGGTTCGACGGGACGGCGTGGTCCACGGACAAGGACGGCATCCTGCTCTGCCTGCTGGCCGCCGAGATGACGGCCCGGACCGGGCGCGACCCGGGCGAGGCATATCAACTGCTCACTGCCGAGTTCGGCACTCCCTTCTACGCGCGGATCGATGCCCCTGCGACGGTCGGGCAGAAGAAAGCGCTCAAGATGCTGTCGCCCGGGAAAGTTGCGGCGAAGGAACTGGCGGGGGAGCGGATCGAGGCGGTCCTTTCGCACGCACCGGGGAACGGCGGGGCCATCGGCGGGTTGAAGGTGGTCACGAAGAACGGCTGGTTTGCCGCGCGCCCCTCGGGAACGGAACCGGTCTACAAGATCTACGCCGAGAGCTTCCTGGGGGAGGCGCACCTGCGCCGGATCCAGGAAGAGGCGCAGGCGCTGGTCGGGAGGGCGTTCGAGTCGATCTGA
- the msrB gene encoding peptide-methionine (R)-S-oxide reductase MsrB has translation MKRRKFLAGLAAIAGAAIVSRLGSSGIGRLFEAGSAPAHAGVGGPVRVWSTDRKGYVMTERIVKSEADWRKQLTPEQFEVTRKKGTERAYTGATWNNHAKGVYRCVCCGNDLYGSDAKYESGTGWPSFRKPIAPENIRTESDFSFFSRRTEVLCARCDAHLGHVFEDGPPPTGLRYCMNSSAMTFVPEK, from the coding sequence ATGAAGCGGCGCAAATTTCTGGCAGGGCTCGCGGCCATCGCGGGCGCAGCGATCGTTTCCCGCCTCGGCTCGTCCGGCATTGGGAGGCTTTTCGAGGCGGGTTCTGCTCCGGCGCACGCCGGGGTGGGCGGACCGGTCCGGGTCTGGTCGACCGACCGGAAGGGGTACGTCATGACCGAAAGGATCGTCAAGAGCGAGGCGGATTGGCGGAAGCAGCTCACGCCGGAGCAATTCGAAGTGACACGGAAGAAGGGGACGGAACGGGCGTACACGGGCGCGACCTGGAACAACCACGCCAAGGGCGTCTACCGGTGCGTCTGCTGCGGGAACGACCTCTACGGCTCCGATGCGAAATACGAATCGGGAACGGGCTGGCCCAGTTTCCGGAAGCCGATCGCTCCGGAAAACATCCGGACCGAGAGCGATTTCAGCTTTTTCTCGCGGCGGACCGAGGTGCTCTGCGCCCGCTGCGACGCCCACCTCGGGCATGTGTTCGAGGACGGCCCGCCCCCCACGGGGCTCCGCTACTGCATGAACTCGTCGGCGATGACGTTCGTCCCGGAGAAGTGA
- a CDS encoding PfkB family carbohydrate kinase, with protein sequence MSLLVVGSMAFDSIKSPFGEVERVVGGSATYFSLAASYLAPVRMVSVVGSDFPKATLDLLASRRIDTSGVKIAPGETFHWQGYYDFDLNTAHTVRTDLNVFSDFAPVLPESYRDTPYIFLGNIAPSIQLDILAQVRAPKLIALDTMNYWIESALPELKQVIAKVDIIVINEGEIRELTGEYNLIKAARKIMQWGPGRVVIKRGEYGVLHISDNRMFAAPAYPLETIFDPTGAGDSFAGGFMGYLASCQGRELGEMDYRLATMYGSAIASFTVEAFSTERLQSLTQEDISGRLNAFRSLTEFKV encoded by the coding sequence ATGAGCCTTCTGGTCGTGGGGTCGATGGCGTTCGACAGCATCAAGTCGCCGTTCGGGGAGGTCGAGCGGGTGGTCGGCGGATCCGCAACCTATTTCTCGCTGGCCGCAAGCTACTTGGCGCCGGTCCGGATGGTCTCGGTGGTCGGCAGCGATTTTCCGAAAGCCACGCTCGACCTGCTGGCGTCCCGACGGATCGACACGTCGGGCGTGAAGATCGCGCCGGGCGAGACGTTCCACTGGCAGGGGTACTACGACTTCGACCTGAACACCGCGCACACGGTCAGGACCGACCTCAACGTGTTCAGCGATTTCGCCCCGGTGCTGCCGGAAAGTTACCGGGACACGCCCTACATCTTCCTGGGAAACATCGCCCCGTCCATCCAGCTCGACATCCTCGCGCAGGTCCGCGCCCCGAAGCTGATCGCGCTCGATACGATGAACTACTGGATCGAAAGCGCGTTGCCCGAGCTGAAGCAGGTCATCGCGAAGGTCGACATCATCGTCATCAACGAGGGGGAGATCCGCGAGCTGACCGGCGAATACAACCTGATCAAGGCCGCCCGGAAGATCATGCAGTGGGGACCCGGCCGCGTCGTCATCAAGCGCGGCGAGTACGGCGTCCTTCACATCTCCGACAACCGGATGTTCGCGGCGCCGGCCTATCCGCTCGAGACGATCTTCGATCCGACCGGCGCCGGCGACAGTTTCGCCGGTGGCTTCATGGGCTACCTGGCGTCCTGCCAGGGGCGGGAACTCGGCGAGATGGACTATCGGCTCGCCACCATGTACGGCAGCGCGATCGCCTCGTTCACAGTCGAGGCGTTCAGCACCGAGCGGCTGCAGTCGCTGACCCAAGAAGACATCTCGGGCCGCCTCAACGCCTTCCGGTCGCTGACCGAGTTCAAGGTCTGA